In Chlorocebus sabaeus isolate Y175 chromosome 19, mChlSab1.0.hap1, whole genome shotgun sequence, a single genomic region encodes these proteins:
- the CSNK1E gene encoding casein kinase I isoform X1 codes for MELRVGNKYRLGRKIGSGSFGDIYLGANIASGEEVAIKLECVKTKHPQLHIESKFYKMMQGGVGIPSIKWCGAEGDYNVMVMELLGPSLEDLFNFCSRKFSLKTVLLLADQMISRIEYIHSKNFIHRDVKPDNFLMGLGKKGNLVYIIDFGLAKKYRDARTHQHIPYRENKNLTGTARYASINTHLGIEQSRRDDLESLGYVLMYFNLGSLPWQGLKAATKRQKYERISEKKMSTPIEVLCKGYPSEFSTYLNFCRSLRFDDKPDYSYLRQLFRNLFHRQGFSYDYVFDWNMLKFMRPPSCQPPALPCGRPRDELGCSPEPRGCGPGAARTRARGEDGAATGVRDPSPAPWPTHGGHCQPAPQCRRACGFHASLPHPASWQYFSQSDLTGRPGEEGEYEAAQGRARQRLLLRPHWAARGVPDPSLTDKCAI; via the exons ATGGAGCTACGCGTGGGGAACAAGTACCGCCTGGGACGGAAGATTGGGAGCGGGTCCTTCGGAGATATCTACCTGG GTGCCAACATCGCCTCTGGTGAGGAAGTCGCCATCAAGCTGGAGTGTGTGAAGACGAAGCACCCCCAGCTGCACATTGAGAGCAAGTTCTACAAGATGATGCAGGGCGGCG TGGGGATCCCTTCCATCAAGTGGTGCGGAGCTGAGGGCGACTACAACGTGATGGTCATGGAACTGCTGGGGCCCAGCCTCGAGGACCTGTTCAACTTCTGTTCCCGCAAGTTCAGCCTCAAGACGGTGCTGCTCCTGGCCGACCAGATG ATCAGCCGCATCGAGTATATCCACTCCAAGAACTTCATCCACCGGGACGTCAAGCCCGACAACTTCCTCATGGGGCTGGGGAAGAAGGGCAACCTGGTCTACATCATCGACTTCGGCCTGGCCAAGAAGTACCGGGATGCCCGCACCCACCAGCACATTCCCTACCGGGAAAACAAGAACCTGACCGGCACAGCTCGCTACGCTTCCATCAACACGCACCTGGGCATTG AGCAAAGCCGTCGAGATGACCTGGAGAGCCTGGGCTACGTGCTCATGTACTTCAACCTGGGCTCCCTGCCCTGGCAGGGACTCAAAGCAGCCACCAAGCGCCAGAAGTATGAGCGGATCAGCGAGAAGAAGATGTCAACACCCATTGAGGTCCTCTGCAAAGGCTATCCCT CCGAATTCTCAACATACCTCAACTTCTGCCGCTCCCTGCGGTTTGACGACAAGCCCGACTACTCTTACCTACGTCAGCTCTTCCGCAACCTCTTCCACCGGCAGGGCTTCTCCTATGACTACGTCTTCGACTGGAACATGCTGAAATTC ATGCGGCCCCCTTCCTGCCAGCCCCCTGCCCTTCCCTGTGGACGGCCCCGGGATGAACTAG GGTGCAGCCCGGAACCCCGAGGATGTGGACCGGGAGCGGCGAGAACACGAGCGCGAGGAGAGGATGGGGCAGCTACGGGGGTCCGCGACCCGAGCCCTGCCCCCTGGCCCACCCACGGGGGCCACTGCCAACCGGCTCCGCAGTGCCGCCGAGCCTGTGGCTTCCACGCCAGCCTCCCGCATCCAGCCAGCTG GCAATACTTCTCCCAGAGCGATCTCACGGGTCGACCGGGAGAGGAAGGTGAGTATGAGGCTGCACAGGGGCGCGCCCGCCAACGTCTCCTCCTCAGACCTCACTGGGCGGCAAGAGGTGTCCCGGATCCCAGCCTCACAG ACAAGTGTGCCATTTGA
- the CSNK1E gene encoding casein kinase I isoform X2: MELRVGNKYRLGRKIGSGSFGDIYLGANIASGEEVAIKLECVKTKHPQLHIESKFYKMMQGGVGIPSIKWCGAEGDYNVMVMELLGPSLEDLFNFCSRKFSLKTVLLLADQMISRIEYIHSKNFIHRDVKPDNFLMGLGKKGNLVYIIDFGLAKKYRDARTHQHIPYRENKNLTGTARYASINTHLGIEQSRRDDLESLGYVLMYFNLGSLPWQGLKAATKRQKYERISEKKMSTPIEVLCKGYPSEFSTYLNFCRSLRFDDKPDYSYLRQLFRNLFHRQGFSYDYVFDWNMLKFGAARNPEDVDRERREHEREERMGQLRGSATRALPPGPPTGATANRLRSAAEPVASTPASRIQPAGNTSPRAISRVDRERKVSMRLHRGAPANVSSSDLTGRQEVSRIPASQTSVPFDHLGK; encoded by the exons ATGGAGCTACGCGTGGGGAACAAGTACCGCCTGGGACGGAAGATTGGGAGCGGGTCCTTCGGAGATATCTACCTGG GTGCCAACATCGCCTCTGGTGAGGAAGTCGCCATCAAGCTGGAGTGTGTGAAGACGAAGCACCCCCAGCTGCACATTGAGAGCAAGTTCTACAAGATGATGCAGGGCGGCG TGGGGATCCCTTCCATCAAGTGGTGCGGAGCTGAGGGCGACTACAACGTGATGGTCATGGAACTGCTGGGGCCCAGCCTCGAGGACCTGTTCAACTTCTGTTCCCGCAAGTTCAGCCTCAAGACGGTGCTGCTCCTGGCCGACCAGATG ATCAGCCGCATCGAGTATATCCACTCCAAGAACTTCATCCACCGGGACGTCAAGCCCGACAACTTCCTCATGGGGCTGGGGAAGAAGGGCAACCTGGTCTACATCATCGACTTCGGCCTGGCCAAGAAGTACCGGGATGCCCGCACCCACCAGCACATTCCCTACCGGGAAAACAAGAACCTGACCGGCACAGCTCGCTACGCTTCCATCAACACGCACCTGGGCATTG AGCAAAGCCGTCGAGATGACCTGGAGAGCCTGGGCTACGTGCTCATGTACTTCAACCTGGGCTCCCTGCCCTGGCAGGGACTCAAAGCAGCCACCAAGCGCCAGAAGTATGAGCGGATCAGCGAGAAGAAGATGTCAACACCCATTGAGGTCCTCTGCAAAGGCTATCCCT CCGAATTCTCAACATACCTCAACTTCTGCCGCTCCCTGCGGTTTGACGACAAGCCCGACTACTCTTACCTACGTCAGCTCTTCCGCAACCTCTTCCACCGGCAGGGCTTCTCCTATGACTACGTCTTCGACTGGAACATGCTGAAATTC GGTGCAGCCCGGAACCCCGAGGATGTGGACCGGGAGCGGCGAGAACACGAGCGCGAGGAGAGGATGGGGCAGCTACGGGGGTCCGCGACCCGAGCCCTGCCCCCTGGCCCACCCACGGGGGCCACTGCCAACCGGCTCCGCAGTGCCGCCGAGCCTGTGGCTTCCACGCCAGCCTCCCGCATCCAGCCAGCTG GCAATACTTCTCCCAGAGCGATCTCACGGGTCGACCGGGAGAGGAAGGTGAGTATGAGGCTGCACAGGGGCGCGCCCGCCAACGTCTCCTCCTCAGACCTCACTGGGCGGCAAGAGGTGTCCCGGATCCCAGCCTCACAG ACAAGTGTGCCATTTGACCATCTCGGGAAGTGA
- the CSNK1E gene encoding casein kinase I isoform X3 has protein sequence MELRVGNKYRLGRKIGSGSFGDIYLGANIASGEEVAIKLECVKTKHPQLHIESKFYKMMQGGVGIPSIKWCGAEGDYNVMVMELLGPSLEDLFNFCSRKFSLKTVLLLADQMISRIEYIHSKNFIHRDVKPDNFLMGLGKKGNLVYIIDFGLAKKYRDARTHQHIPYRENKNLTGTARYASINTHLGIEQSRRDDLESLGYVLMYFNLGSLPWQGLKAATKRQKYERISEKKMSTPIEVLCKGYPSEFSTYLNFCRSLRFDDKPDYSYLRQLFRNLFHRQGFSYDYVFDWNMLKFGASSSQAQPHDSPVTAKGPFCPRPCPCAGPTYSPTYWCPAPLGTQSPPDRPMEEVEEVEELPQNYWPVVWTPGPHF, from the exons ATGGAGCTACGCGTGGGGAACAAGTACCGCCTGGGACGGAAGATTGGGAGCGGGTCCTTCGGAGATATCTACCTGG GTGCCAACATCGCCTCTGGTGAGGAAGTCGCCATCAAGCTGGAGTGTGTGAAGACGAAGCACCCCCAGCTGCACATTGAGAGCAAGTTCTACAAGATGATGCAGGGCGGCG TGGGGATCCCTTCCATCAAGTGGTGCGGAGCTGAGGGCGACTACAACGTGATGGTCATGGAACTGCTGGGGCCCAGCCTCGAGGACCTGTTCAACTTCTGTTCCCGCAAGTTCAGCCTCAAGACGGTGCTGCTCCTGGCCGACCAGATG ATCAGCCGCATCGAGTATATCCACTCCAAGAACTTCATCCACCGGGACGTCAAGCCCGACAACTTCCTCATGGGGCTGGGGAAGAAGGGCAACCTGGTCTACATCATCGACTTCGGCCTGGCCAAGAAGTACCGGGATGCCCGCACCCACCAGCACATTCCCTACCGGGAAAACAAGAACCTGACCGGCACAGCTCGCTACGCTTCCATCAACACGCACCTGGGCATTG AGCAAAGCCGTCGAGATGACCTGGAGAGCCTGGGCTACGTGCTCATGTACTTCAACCTGGGCTCCCTGCCCTGGCAGGGACTCAAAGCAGCCACCAAGCGCCAGAAGTATGAGCGGATCAGCGAGAAGAAGATGTCAACACCCATTGAGGTCCTCTGCAAAGGCTATCCCT CCGAATTCTCAACATACCTCAACTTCTGCCGCTCCCTGCGGTTTGACGACAAGCCCGACTACTCTTACCTACGTCAGCTCTTCCGCAACCTCTTCCACCGGCAGGGCTTCTCCTATGACTACGTCTTCGACTGGAACATGCTGAAATTC GGGGCTTCCTCTAGCCAGGCTCAGCCCCATGACAGCCCTGTGACAGCGAAGGGACCGTTCTGTCCCCGCCCCTGTCCCTGTGCCGGGCCCACGTACTCACCCACGTACTG GTGCCCGGCGCCCCTGGGCACCCAGAGCCCCCCAGATAGGCCcatggaggaggtggaggaggtggaggagctgCCCCAAAACTACTGGCCTGTGGTCTGGACTCCAGGGCCCCATTTCTGA